The Vigna angularis cultivar LongXiaoDou No.4 chromosome 9, ASM1680809v1, whole genome shotgun sequence DNA window CTTCGAGCTTAGAGTCATAGCATTTTACTCGCTCTTCGTTTTGTTGAATTAGTGTTTGCTTTTGATTTTGAAGGGTCGCCGCCAAGTTGAACTCCATTTCATCACATCGAGGTAAAGTTTTACCAGGACCCATGGTGGGCGCCAATATTCTTACCATCTTGCCACTTGTCTAAAAATTTACACACAATGTTGGATcgaaactattttattaaaaataatcataaattttgaattaagagattctaataaattttttattggataaaaGACACTAAACTTTTTTACCtcaaaaaaagtataaaagaaaaatatctttttaacaatttttttgataacttttttacaacaaCCTACGTGGTAGCTTGTGATTGGTTCATTTCAAATATAcgaaccaataaaatagtgacacatagtttgttgtcaaaaagttattaaaaagattattaaaatattatgatcCTTTTAAAAATTAGGAATGACAAAATGGATCAATATAACCCTTTTAAATCTGACTTGATATTAATCCATCAAAATTCGATCAGGTCAAATTGATTTATCAATTGAAAATTAGTTGAACTTTACCATTTGACTTAAACTTTTATCGAGTTGTCATGTTGGCGGATCCATTTTTTCGTCACTCATCAAAAGTCTAATATTATAAggaaataaacttaaattttttatttttttacataaaaaatggATGATAACATGTATCTAAGATCATTTCGGGCCAAAAGAGTTTTTAGATCTTGACTAaattgtttgatattttaatcGAAATATATCAAACATTAATCTAGCTGTATCAAATATTGATCTGAGTTATATAAATATTGGTTAGACTGTCATttgaaatgtaattttcttaataaaattggaCTGTCAAAGTGACCTGAGTAACCCACGGACTATTAAACGGCTAGACTTGGCGAACTGGATTAATTCACACTTCTGAATTAAAATTGCTGTTCCAACTCAATTTTGTTAACCGCGCTGACAAACTGATCCCCGGAGCTTAAACTTTTTGTCATTCCTATTAACAACAGCAAAATCAATTACTCACTAACCAAGTTCAAGAGGAAAAGCCAAACAACGAAAATAACATGCTCTCTTCAGAAAGAAGCGGAGTCCCTTTCTGAGAGCACGTGTCCACTGGATGCCCCATGAAGAGCCACGTTACCAATTTCTTTTTGACTCCCTTTCTCagcaaggaaaaaaaaataatcaaaaaacGCTACACCACTCCATTCCTCTTCTCCTATAaaaccactcagcctcactcCCTTAGGAACCAAGCAAGAAAGTATTCCCAGTATAACTAAAAACACtacatatcaccaaaatgcctTCCTCTTCCACCACCATAGTCTCTAGATGCCTCGTCCATCCCGACCATAAATCCAGCATGAAACCACTCAAACTCTCTGTTTCTGACCTTCCAATGTTGTCGTGTCACTACATCCAAAAGGGGGTCTTGCTCACTGCCCCAACCTCTTCCGAAGACCTCATTCTCTCTCTCAAACACTCTCTCTCCGCCGCTCTCTCCCACTTCCCTGCCCTCGCCGGCCGTCTCTCCACTGACTGCCAGGGTTACGTTCATATCGACTGCAACGACGCTGGCGTCGACTTCATCCATGCCAAGGCCAAGCACTTAACTCTAAACGCCGTCGTTTCGCCCACCCTCGTTGATGTTCACCCTTGCTTCAAGGAGTTTTTCGCCTATGACATGATGATCTCCTACGCCGGCCACCACAATCCCCTCGCTGCCATCCAGGTCACCGAGCTCGCCGACGCCGTCTTCGTTGGCTGCACCGTCAACCACGCTGTCACTGACGGCACCTCCTTCTGGCATTTCTTCAACACCTTCGCCGCCATCAACAAAGGCGGCGCCGCCAAGAAAGTACTCCGCGCGCCGGACTTCACGCGCGAAACCGTAATCAATTCCGACGCTGTCCTCTTCGTGCCCGCCGGCGGCCCAGCCCTCACCTTTGACGCCAAGGCACCCATCCGCGAACGCGTCTTCCATTTCTCCAGAGAATCCATTCAGAAACTCAAACTTAGAGCCAACGCCAAATCCAACGAATTAACGGAAGTAATGGAAAAACAAGTGAATGACGGTTGGAAAATCGTTAACGGTAAGGTTATCGGAAAGGACGAGATCTCGTCGTTTCAGTCGTTATCTGCTCAGCTCTGGCGTGCGGTGACACGTGCGAGGAAATTCAACGACCCTGCCAAAACGTCGACGTTTCGGATGGCGGTTAATTTCCGCCATCGCTTGGAGCCGAAGATGGACCCGTTTTACTTCGGTAATGCGATTCAGAGCATTCCAACCGTCGCAACCGTCAGGGATATCGTGTCACAGGATCTGCGTTTCTGCGCGGAGTTGCTGCACCGAAACGTTATCGCCCACGATGACGCAACGGTGCGACGTGGCATAGAGGATTGGGAGAACGCGCCGAGGCTGTTTCCTCTCGGGAACTTCGACGGCGCGATGATCACCATGGGAAGCTCTCCGCGTTTTCCCATGTACGACAACGACTTCGGCTGGGGAAGACCTGTCGCGATTCGGAGTGGCAAAGCGAACAAATTCGACGGCAAAATCTCCGCGTTTCCAGGGAGAGAAGGAAACGGCAGCGTGGATCTGGAAGTCGTTTTGGCTCCGGAGACCATGGCGGGGCTAGAAAACGACATGGAGTTTATGCAATACGTAACGCAGGTGGTGTGAGGGTACGTTACGTTGAGTAATTTGCACAGCAGTGATAGTGAAAACACGGGACGGagtgaaaaaattataagtCGGTGATTAAACGACGGGGAACGGAGGGTGATTGCACGACAATAGTACCATGGGTGTGGTCGTCGTTTTGTATCGGTCAAAGTCAAACGTTCGCGGAGTGGGGTCTCAGTGTTCTAAGGTTATATTTAGTTGTTTCCGTGGTTGGCCCCACACGTATAATGATTTCCAGTACGTGATTTCGGGGAGGGTCTTCAGTTTTCACTTTTCAGGTGATCAATAACAAGAcgaacaaataataataaaaccgatgatgataaatgaaaattgaaaataaaagtgaagtTAATATTTGAAGCCAAAATAGGATTTTGGAGTTTTCCTTTAGCGTTTTGGAAAGTGTCTGTTCGtgctactttttcttttataaatataacttttttctttaatttgagAATTGAGTGGAGAAAACGATGTGTGAATATTGTGGTGATTGGAAGTGTGTGATTATTGAGGATATAGTTGTGGATAAAGAATATGAGATAAATGTGTGTGCGTTTAGAATATaatgaataaatgaattaaagaaTTGGTGTGAAATCAAACCGACAGGGGGCCACCAAGTGGCCAAGAACTTGAGATGCTCCGTTTTATTTAAACATGTGCCGTGATGCTTTAATTAATTGTTGTGATAATTTCCAGCATGAATCCAACATATGAGGTGTTTCAATTGCTATCATCGTTGGATATCTTCAGTGGACAACATATGCAAAAGATAAGTGATTAGGTCATTTAATACTTGACAGCTACTTGTAATCATAGACCATGAACTTAGAACCAGACATGGATATCAATTGAAATCGGTGTTCTTTGCTAAAAATTTTACTCTCTAAATGAGATATCATTTTATTTGCTATTGGTTTTCTTGAGTGATTACAGGGTGCCTCAAACTCTAACAAATCATTCATTGATTTGTCACAGGGGAGATTTGACTTTATACCCTATTTCGAACTGTGTTCCTATACTAAATTTATGTGAATTGGATGTACTAAGTTTTAAAACCGTAAAACTTAAAGGATGGAACATTGATGTAATTGATGCAATATCCTACACTGGAGAGGATGTTCATCAAAATGCACTTTATTTCACATTTGAATTCCAACAGTTTTTTTAATGTGATATATCATGAACTTAGTCATTAGGTTTAGAACTTAGTCATTAGTATCAACATGGTCTATTATACCCTTGCTCCACGTTATATAGTTCATAGTAATGTGAAACTTTTGAGATAAGGATCGCTATGTTGGATCTACAATTAGTTCTAGCtcattttgttataaaaataattgtttgcaGCTCGTTAGATACAATCACCACTCATGCTATTTGTTGAACAATGTAAAAGAAGTATTACTAGGAAAATTTGTactaaaaatacttttttacaATGATGCAAGGAACTAAGAGCATATTTAGAAGGGAAACTTGTTTTTACTTTCTCTTTAGTTTATtgagtatttttcatttttattagtttttctattctttgtttttgttaataCCTTATGCGATTATAAATAAGAcaaatgatgaagaaaatataagaGTTACCAGAAATATGATGAaaggaaataattttatttcatgaCCTTTTGTTCCTttgttaaaaaagaatataataggttgtttctttctctttgttttaCCTTTTGTTCTAGTTTGAGTTGTAAGAAGTTTATATAGCCTTATTCTCTTTAAAGTACAAATAATGTGGAACATAACATAGCTTgaacttaaaagaaaagaaaaataaataagttttcctTGTTAATGTCCTATGATGCAAGCAACTCCTTAGCtatagttttctttcttttaaagaGTTAGGAAGCTTATATACCTTTAGGAAGATGAAGAATTGAGTGATGTGGAACTTATGGATATCTTGGTCGTTAGTTTTTGCATATTCTTGCATTCAAGTCTCATATCTTCTAGCTTATTCACCATTCTTCCTCTCCTATAGCTATATAAGGAACTCTAACCCTCTTTTGTAACACACCTTGATACATCCATTGAAAGAGTGTTTTGCATTCAATTACATTACTTCTTAGAGATAACAACTATCTCTTAGTTCTAAATTTTTAGATCTTATGTTGTTGTTAAACAAGTGATGATCTTCTTCACTCATCTTGGAATCTTCTTAAAGTGGTGTGAACTCCTCCATTCCATAAGTTATTCTactcttttctcttcaattccttttcttttctaccAATTAGCTTAGCAACTTTCTACTTAAGCATGATATTCCCTTTCCtatggtatctagagcctaGGTGATTGTTTAGGAATGTATGCTTCGgtagcaattttttttttgcatatttCCGCTCAACACTAGTTTCATTTATATTGTGATTAGCTTCCATGTTGTCTTGATCTATGCATAACTAGTCCAGTTTCATATAATTCATGCCTTAGTCATTGAGTATGGCTAATTTCTTACTCAAACCGTGACTGATTTGCATCTTCAGTAGTAGATTACATGTTAATTCATTTATAGTTAGCAGTGTTTTGTCATTATACATTCAACATGCTTAATTGCTAATTTTTGGCTTGTTGTTTGCATTTTTCTTTCTGGACTACATCTAGTAGTTGTTG harbors:
- the LOC108346317 gene encoding uncharacterized acetyltransferase At3g50280, with translation MPSSSTTIVSRCLVHPDHKSSMKPLKLSVSDLPMLSCHYIQKGVLLTAPTSSEDLILSLKHSLSAALSHFPALAGRLSTDCQGYVHIDCNDAGVDFIHAKAKHLTLNAVVSPTLVDVHPCFKEFFAYDMMISYAGHHNPLAAIQVTELADAVFVGCTVNHAVTDGTSFWHFFNTFAAINKGGAAKKVLRAPDFTRETVINSDAVLFVPAGGPALTFDAKAPIRERVFHFSRESIQKLKLRANAKSNELTEVMEKQVNDGWKIVNGKVIGKDEISSFQSLSAQLWRAVTRARKFNDPAKTSTFRMAVNFRHRLEPKMDPFYFGNAIQSIPTVATVRDIVSQDLRFCAELLHRNVIAHDDATVRRGIEDWENAPRLFPLGNFDGAMITMGSSPRFPMYDNDFGWGRPVAIRSGKANKFDGKISAFPGREGNGSVDLEVVLAPETMAGLENDMEFMQYVTQVV